A genomic segment from Polyangium mundeleinium encodes:
- a CDS encoding methyltransferase, translated as MDLSWGCFYAGALNAVMQLGIADRLVSGPKTAEELAVEANAHSLSLYRVLRVLASKGVFAEDDDGRFHLTPAADLLRTGVPFSLQGTVQLGTLPPTMEAALHIPHTVKTGECAFDARHGVGFFEYMSKHPLIGEVFDKAMAGVSDADNRAIAEAYDFGAASRVVDVGGGLGGLLVEVLRKYPSVRGVLYDRPEVVGQPGRIAAAGLDKRVDRMAGDFFTSVPDGADVYVLKRIMHDWADDTCVNILMHCRRAMAAGGRVLVVDALVPPGNTDHPSKALDLCMLTVVPGRERTEAEFAALFLAAGLKIARVIPTANSIAIVEGVAA; from the coding sequence ATGGATCTCAGTTGGGGATGCTTTTATGCCGGCGCCCTCAACGCCGTCATGCAGCTCGGAATCGCTGACCGGCTCGTGTCGGGACCGAAGACGGCGGAGGAGCTCGCGGTCGAGGCGAACGCCCATTCCTTGTCGCTTTACCGCGTCCTCCGCGTGCTCGCGTCGAAGGGCGTCTTCGCCGAGGACGATGACGGGCGATTCCACCTCACGCCGGCCGCCGATCTCCTTCGCACGGGCGTGCCTTTCTCCCTGCAAGGCACAGTGCAGCTCGGCACGCTCCCACCCACGATGGAGGCCGCGCTCCATATCCCTCATACCGTGAAGACCGGCGAGTGCGCGTTCGACGCTCGCCACGGCGTGGGGTTTTTCGAGTACATGAGCAAGCATCCGTTGATCGGCGAGGTCTTCGACAAGGCGATGGCCGGCGTCTCGGACGCGGACAACCGGGCGATCGCCGAGGCCTACGATTTCGGTGCTGCTTCGCGCGTCGTGGACGTGGGCGGGGGCCTCGGCGGGTTGCTCGTCGAGGTGCTGCGAAAATATCCCTCGGTGCGCGGCGTGCTTTACGATCGACCCGAGGTCGTCGGGCAGCCGGGGCGTATCGCGGCGGCAGGGCTCGACAAGCGCGTCGATCGCATGGCTGGCGATTTCTTCACCTCCGTGCCGGACGGCGCGGACGTCTACGTGCTGAAGCGGATCATGCACGATTGGGCAGATGATACGTGCGTGAACATCCTGATGCATTGCCGACGCGCAATGGCCGCCGGAGGGCGCGTGCTCGTCGTCGATGCGCTCGTGCCTCCAGGAAACACGGATCACCCGAGCAAAGCGCTCGATCTCTGCATGCTGACCGTCGTGCCCGGCCGCGAGCGCACCGAGGCCGAATTCGCAGCGCTTTTTCTGGCCGCCGGGCTGAAGATCGCCCGCGTGATCCCGACCGCGAACTCCATCGCCATCGTGGAGGGCGTCGCGGCCTGA
- a CDS encoding carbohydrate ABC transporter permease, with translation MSTTTGEAEKQAEVAGIRAKRRARVAWAFLTPALIVTAFVALYPLCDTLYLSLTNTRLGSEEPARFVGLSNYVELAHDGFFLDALLLTVFFAVITVVLELALGLGIALLLDARFKGRSAVRAAMLVPWAIPTAVSTQMWKWMYNDVYGVFNDVLVNRLGLLSEPIAFTADPRTSLPAAVLVDVWKTTPFVALLLLAGLQLIPRELYEAARVDGATRLQAFTRITLPLLRPALLVALVFRTLDALRVFDVFYVMFGSRPDMQTLATYAHEILVSISDVGYGSAVSTAIFLVIAVFIMIYVALFQRRET, from the coding sequence ATGAGCACGACGACGGGCGAGGCGGAGAAGCAAGCGGAGGTCGCAGGGATCCGCGCGAAGAGGCGCGCCAGGGTCGCGTGGGCGTTCCTCACACCGGCGCTGATCGTGACGGCGTTCGTGGCGCTTTATCCGCTCTGCGACACCCTGTATTTGAGCCTCACGAATACCCGGCTCGGCAGCGAGGAGCCCGCGCGCTTTGTGGGGTTGTCGAATTACGTGGAGCTTGCCCACGACGGGTTTTTCCTCGACGCGTTGCTTCTCACCGTCTTCTTCGCCGTGATCACCGTCGTGCTCGAGCTCGCCCTCGGTCTCGGCATTGCACTGCTCCTCGATGCACGTTTCAAGGGGCGCTCCGCCGTGCGCGCCGCCATGCTCGTCCCCTGGGCCATCCCCACGGCCGTGTCCACGCAGATGTGGAAATGGATGTACAATGACGTGTATGGCGTCTTCAACGATGTCCTCGTGAATCGACTGGGCCTGCTTTCCGAGCCAATCGCATTCACTGCGGACCCGAGGACCTCGCTCCCCGCGGCCGTCCTCGTCGACGTCTGGAAGACGACGCCCTTCGTCGCGTTGCTCCTGCTCGCCGGCCTGCAGCTTATCCCGCGCGAGCTTTATGAGGCCGCGCGCGTGGACGGCGCGACGCGCCTGCAAGCGTTCACGCGGATCACCCTGCCGCTCCTTCGGCCGGCCCTCCTCGTCGCGCTCGTGTTCCGGACGCTCGACGCATTGCGTGTCTTCGACGTCTTTTACGTGATGTTCGGGAGCCGGCCCGACATGCAGACCCTGGCCACGTATGCCCACGAGATCCTCGTCAGCATCTCCGACGTGGGATACGGATCGGCCGTTTCCACCGCGATTTTCCTGGTCATCGCCGTCTTCATCATGATCTACGTTGCGCTTTTCCAGCGGAGGGAGACATGA
- a CDS encoding response regulator, translating to MRRTRVLVIDDDTRFGESAVQRLAEMGFEARFHNGPVGVLQAIRDMRCDLVLLDVNMPKLDGSIVIRMIRDSIGLGEVRVLFCSNMEANVLARMARSLGAHGSVPKDVTDEGFVVELRAALQRRSFV from the coding sequence ATGAGGCGTACGCGTGTCCTCGTCATCGACGACGACACGAGGTTCGGCGAGAGCGCCGTGCAGAGGCTCGCGGAGATGGGCTTCGAGGCTCGATTTCACAACGGGCCCGTGGGCGTCCTTCAGGCCATACGCGACATGCGCTGCGACCTCGTGCTGCTCGACGTGAACATGCCGAAGCTCGACGGTTCGATCGTGATCCGCATGATCCGCGATTCGATTGGGCTCGGCGAGGTCCGCGTCCTGTTTTGCAGCAACATGGAGGCGAACGTGCTCGCTCGGATGGCGCGATCGCTGGGTGCCCATGGGTCGGTGCCGAAAGACGTCACCGACGAGGGCTTCGTCGTCGAGCTACGCGCGGCGCTCCAGAGGCGCTCCTTCGTGTAG
- a CDS encoding acyltransferase family protein produces the protein MPDTVRTLAVHLDKNRPGSDGSALPGLDGLRAVAVVLVLLYHQQLVGFGWAGVQIFFVLSGYLITKILHRTRSAPLSQYLRNFYGRRALRIFPLYYAYLLALGLAAAFGVAPPDLRSGLPFAVTYTYNFYHAGSGFVHSKLLTHLWSLSVEEQFYLVWPLFLYFLEPNKLRRVLWGLVLAGPLIRALLFQGLRLSGTSILSDTEIALYVCTPSHVDAFALGALASLFPFGTGRRALLVGLGLTLALGLLILVVYGPAGLRSSIGYPIGLKHGYAYIWGYSLINVSSVLLIECLVRGVFLPRFFEHPALAYLGRISYGVYVLHFPVQAMVERVLPASSVLVRMAVQLVCTLASASVSYHVFELRFLRLKDRWFGNEKPRSEREVFAQSE, from the coding sequence ATGCCGGATACCGTGCGGACGTTGGCCGTGCATCTGGATAAAAACCGTCCCGGCTCCGATGGCTCGGCGTTGCCCGGGCTCGACGGGCTTCGTGCCGTTGCCGTCGTCCTGGTCCTGCTTTATCACCAGCAGCTCGTGGGCTTTGGATGGGCAGGCGTTCAGATCTTCTTCGTGCTCTCCGGGTATCTCATCACGAAGATCCTCCACCGCACGCGATCGGCTCCGCTCTCGCAGTACCTCCGCAACTTTTATGGACGCCGGGCGCTCCGGATTTTCCCCCTCTACTACGCCTATCTGCTCGCGCTCGGGCTCGCGGCCGCGTTCGGCGTCGCTCCTCCCGATCTCCGATCCGGCCTGCCGTTCGCGGTGACCTACACGTACAATTTTTATCATGCGGGCTCCGGGTTCGTGCATTCAAAGCTCTTGACCCACCTGTGGTCCCTCTCGGTGGAAGAGCAGTTTTATCTCGTCTGGCCGCTGTTTCTGTATTTCCTCGAGCCGAACAAACTGCGCCGGGTCCTCTGGGGCCTCGTCCTCGCGGGTCCTCTCATTCGCGCGCTTCTTTTTCAGGGCCTCCGTCTGTCGGGCACGTCCATTCTCTCGGACACCGAGATCGCGCTCTACGTCTGCACCCCTTCGCACGTCGACGCCTTCGCGCTCGGCGCGCTCGCGTCGCTCTTTCCCTTCGGAACCGGCCGGAGGGCGCTGCTCGTGGGTCTCGGGCTCACGCTGGCCCTCGGCCTTTTGATCCTCGTCGTTTACGGTCCGGCAGGGCTGCGCTCCTCGATTGGATACCCGATAGGCCTGAAACACGGGTATGCCTACATCTGGGGCTACTCGCTCATCAACGTGTCGAGCGTGCTCCTCATCGAATGCCTGGTGCGCGGCGTTTTTCTACCCCGATTCTTCGAGCACCCCGCCCTCGCCTACCTGGGCCGTATCTCCTATGGCGTCTACGTCCTGCATTTTCCCGTGCAGGCCATGGTCGAGCGCGTCCTCCCGGCTTCGTCCGTCCTCGTACGGATGGCCGTGCAGCTCGTGTGTACCCTGGCGAGCGCGAGTGTGTCCTATCACGTCTTCGAGCTCCGGTTCCTGCGATTGAAGGACCGGTGGTTCGGCAACGAGAAGCCACGGTCCGAACGAGAAGTCTTCGCGCAGAGCGAATGA
- a CDS encoding ABC transporter substrate-binding protein: MSMGGGEQTRRSFLAAAAVLPLSALIPGCRRAPSAEDMAEDLPEVRTPPPRVPRAERHAGARLVFYAESVGIGAAIDRALARRFALDTGAIVDVVLRPRDATETYASYQRLFQARSADVDVLSLDIVWPGIFAPHLLDLGAALGDLAATHLEAAIKNDTVQGRLVAMPYFTDFGMLYYRSDLLQKYGYSAPPTTWDELEEMARMIQGGERARSRSFAGFVWQGKAYEGLTCNALEWIHSYGGGAILEGREPTVENPRAAQALARFHRFVGTISPIGVTGYEEEDARNVFQGGNAAFMRNWPYAYAAGNTKGSRIEGRFDVAPLPHEPGYESSATLGGWTLGVSRYSRFPDAAVAFVGYLCSPEVQRFRALVGGYIPTIPAVQSDPDVARVLPFLERVRGATLVARPSNQAGARYNEVSIAFYQGVSKALYGTDPKKALEQIARRIRRSLW; encoded by the coding sequence ATGTCCATGGGAGGAGGCGAGCAGACCCGACGTTCGTTCCTCGCGGCCGCGGCCGTTCTCCCGCTCTCTGCGCTGATCCCCGGCTGTCGTCGCGCGCCGTCCGCGGAGGACATGGCCGAAGACCTCCCCGAGGTGCGCACGCCTCCGCCGCGCGTGCCCAGGGCTGAGCGGCATGCGGGTGCGCGGCTCGTGTTTTACGCGGAGTCGGTCGGTATCGGCGCCGCCATCGACCGCGCGCTCGCGCGGCGGTTTGCGCTGGACACGGGCGCCATCGTGGACGTCGTCCTGCGCCCGCGTGACGCGACTGAGACATATGCGAGTTACCAGCGCCTCTTTCAGGCGCGCTCCGCCGACGTGGACGTCCTTTCGCTCGACATCGTGTGGCCCGGCATTTTCGCCCCGCATTTGCTCGATCTCGGCGCGGCGCTCGGGGACCTCGCTGCGACACACCTCGAAGCCGCGATCAAGAACGACACCGTGCAAGGACGGCTCGTGGCCATGCCCTATTTTACCGATTTTGGCATGCTTTATTACCGGAGTGATCTGCTCCAGAAGTACGGATACAGCGCACCCCCAACGACGTGGGACGAGCTCGAAGAGATGGCGCGGATGATTCAGGGAGGAGAGCGCGCGCGGAGCCGCTCGTTTGCCGGGTTCGTCTGGCAGGGCAAGGCGTACGAGGGGCTCACGTGCAATGCGCTCGAATGGATTCATTCGTACGGCGGGGGCGCGATCCTGGAGGGCCGTGAGCCTACGGTGGAGAATCCCCGGGCCGCGCAGGCGCTCGCGCGCTTTCACAGATTCGTCGGGACGATCTCGCCGATCGGCGTGACGGGATACGAGGAGGAGGACGCGCGCAACGTGTTTCAGGGCGGAAACGCGGCCTTCATGCGCAACTGGCCGTATGCGTACGCGGCCGGCAACACGAAGGGGTCGCGCATCGAGGGGCGCTTCGACGTCGCGCCGCTCCCGCACGAGCCCGGGTACGAGAGCAGCGCAACCCTGGGCGGGTGGACCCTCGGCGTTTCGAGATATTCGCGGTTTCCCGACGCGGCTGTGGCGTTCGTCGGGTATCTCTGCTCGCCCGAGGTGCAGCGCTTCCGGGCGCTCGTCGGCGGATACATCCCCACGATTCCCGCCGTGCAGAGCGATCCGGACGTCGCGCGGGTGTTGCCTTTCCTCGAGCGGGTGCGGGGAGCGACGCTGGTCGCGAGGCCGTCGAACCAGGCGGGCGCGAGGTACAACGAGGTCTCGATCGCATTTTACCAGGGCGTGAGCAAGGCGCTTTACGGGACAGACCCCAAGAAGGCGCTGGAGCAGATCGCTCGGCGTATCCGGCGCTCGTTGTGGTGA
- a CDS encoding carbohydrate ABC transporter permease, giving the protein MKVRGVARRAAFGMAVVLLVVYLVFPFGWALVSSFKTNAELFSTPTRFWPEHPTLEHYRQVLANDDFLRAALNSVLVASSVTLVSLAIGALAAFALGRYRFRGRSIVLYVILSMTLFPQIAVLGALFQLVNALGLYNRLPALTLTYLVFTLPFTIWVLTGFLEAVPVEIEEAAYMDGASPLQLFAKIMLPLAAPGMVTTGLLSFIAAWNELLFALSFMQTPDKRTVTHAILSFSATTSSAFEVPWGQMMAASVLVTTPLVLLALVFQRRIIAGLTAGAVKG; this is encoded by the coding sequence ATGAAGGTCCGGGGCGTGGCGCGGCGAGCGGCCTTCGGGATGGCCGTGGTTCTCCTCGTCGTGTATCTCGTTTTTCCATTCGGCTGGGCGCTCGTGTCCTCGTTCAAGACGAACGCCGAGCTCTTCTCGACGCCCACGCGATTCTGGCCCGAGCACCCGACGCTCGAACATTATCGTCAGGTCCTCGCGAACGACGACTTCCTCCGCGCTGCGCTGAACAGCGTCCTCGTGGCGAGTTCGGTGACGCTCGTCTCCCTCGCCATCGGCGCGCTCGCGGCGTTCGCGCTCGGCCGGTACCGCTTTCGCGGCCGGAGCATCGTGCTCTATGTGATCCTCTCGATGACCCTGTTTCCTCAGATTGCCGTCCTGGGCGCGCTTTTCCAGCTCGTCAATGCGCTCGGCCTCTACAACCGGCTGCCAGCCCTGACGCTGACGTATCTCGTCTTCACGTTGCCCTTCACCATATGGGTGCTCACCGGGTTTCTCGAAGCCGTGCCCGTCGAGATCGAAGAGGCGGCCTACATGGATGGCGCTTCCCCGTTGCAGCTCTTTGCGAAAATCATGCTGCCACTCGCGGCCCCCGGGATGGTCACGACGGGATTGCTCTCCTTCATCGCCGCATGGAACGAGCTCCTGTTCGCGCTCTCGTTCATGCAGACCCCGGACAAACGGACCGTGACCCATGCGATTCTCTCGTTCTCTGCGACGACGAGCTCGGCCTTCGAGGTGCCCTGGGGGCAGATGATGGCCGCTTCCGTGCTGGTGACGACGCCGCTCGTGCTGCTCGCGCTCGTCTTCCAGAGGCGGATCATCGCAGGGCTCACGGCGGGGGCCGTGAAGGGGTGA